A stretch of the Hippocampus zosterae strain Florida chromosome 16, ASM2543408v3, whole genome shotgun sequence genome encodes the following:
- the mtmr4 gene encoding myotubularin-related protein 4 isoform X3, producing MGEEGPPSLEYIKAKDLFPQKELVKEDESLQVPFPVLQGEGVEYLGHADEAVIAISNYRLHIKFKESVINTYPDVDNEISVPLRLIESVESRDMAQLHIICKDSKVVRCHFTTFKQCQDWVKRLSRAIAHPSRLEDLFALAYHAWCLGGSADDEDQHVHLCRPGDHVRQRMEMEVKRMGFDTQNIWRVSSINCNYKLCSSYPQKLLVPIWITDKELESVASFRSWKRIPVVVYRHQKNGAVIARCSQPEISWWGWRNTDDEYLVTSIAKACQMDSGAKGTCGAPPCQQRGEAPDSSDSDFDSSLTGSSGCDDNTVRQKLLILDARSYTAAVANRAKGGGCECEEYYPNCEVMFMGMANIHAIRNSFQALRTVCSQIPDPGNWLSALESTRWLQHLSVMLKAATLVCSSLEREGRPVLVHCSDGWDRTPQIVALAKILLDPYYRTLEGFQLLVETDWLDYGHKFGDRCGHQENADDVSEQCPVFLQWLDCVHQLLKQFPCLFEFNEAFLVKLVQHTYSCLYGTFLCNNAREREARNIYKRTCSVWSLLRTGNKNFQNFLYIPSHDMVLQPVCHTRALQLWTAVYLPTSSPCTAVDESMELYLSPSVTGDELGSRSLDRLPKTRSMDNLLSAFENGMPLTRTSSDPNLNQHCQEDRPALEATLAPDSPAADDCSDEMASDDGDEKIPQLSPTKASDGSGAECGEDAPEEPCLTTQPLPLPPVPLASDIMQAHTPFLAPVLQQDSTHTTISPPRPTPLLEASRQSATAESTTPATPKSEPCLPLSQDAIPAAATLLGSLLDSQENGHLESDGLLESDDLMTLKLLKPLVPMEDSTETLTDQGELSHTLPHPQSNGLTLNHFTDEEQQGAHVSAEPRKEGLTDLVKGRDQTLPAAASPMDCIQGAARHLISQSPLSDMSLMGPHWESVQGLMQSACGGATHGASRSLQSNAYQSRRLAYKLLRSQGFALASGPQCCRKEALCCPSSPVQPGWPSAARSVAGFTSLNTALVNSCSLVCHQLPAISYPSPSLSCSPLPPQTPAYLDDDGLPVPMDAVQQRLRQIEAGYKQEVEVLRQQVRQLRMRLESKQYSTPPSEPDIDYEDDITCLRESDNSPEEDSLSTQSEDRLSEGSWDRVESKDTEVTRWVPDHMASHCFNCDSEFWIAKRRHHCRNCGNVFCKDCCHLKLPIPDQQLYDPVLVCNTCHDLLLESRTREIRSQQFKKAIATASS from the exons GTCCCCTTTCCAGTTCTTCAGGGGGAAGGGGTGGAATATCTCGGCCATGCAGATGAGGCTGTCATTGCCATTTCTAACTACAGACTCCACATCAAATTCAAGGAGTCGGTCATCAAT ACCTACCCAGATGTGGACAATGAAATATCT GTGCCCCTCAGGCTGATCGAGAGCGTGGAGAGCAGAGACATGGCCCAGCTGCACATTATCTGCAAAGACTCCAAAGTTGTCAG GTGCCACTTCACCACTTTCAAGCAGTGTCAGGACTGGGTCAAGCGTCTGAGCAGGGCCATAGCTCACCCATCACGACTCGAAGACCTCTTTGCCCTGGCCTATCATGCATGGTGTCTGGGAGGCAGTGCTGATGATGAGGATCAGCATGTTCATCTTTGTCGCCCAG GTGATCACGTGCGTCAGAGAATGGAGATGGAGGTTAAAAGAATGGGCTTTGACACGCAAAACATCTGGAGGGTATCATCCATTAATTGCAACTACAA GCTTTGCTCCAGTTACCCACAGAAGCTTCTTGTTCCAATATGGATAACTGACAAAGAGCTAGAGAGTGTGGCTTCCTTCAGATCGTGGAAGAGGATTCCCGTAGTGGTCTACAG ACACCAGAAGAACGGGGCAGTGATTGCACGCTGCAGCCAGCCTGAGATCAGCTGGTGGGGCTGGAGAAATACGGATGATGAGTACCTGGTGACATCCATTGCCAAAGCTTGTCAAATGGATTCAGGAGCCAAGGGTACTTGTGGTGCACCTCCCTGCCAGCAACGTGGAGAAGCGCCCGACTCATCTGACAGTGATTTTG ACTCTTCACTGACCGGTAGTTCAGGTTGTGATGACAACACTGTGCGACAGAAGCTGCTGATTCTGGATGCTCGCTCGTACACTGCTGCAGTGGCCAACCGTGCAAAAGGTGGAGGCTGTGAGTGTGAAG AGTATTACCCTAACTGTGAGGTGATGTTTATGGGAATGGCCAACATCCACGCCATCCGGAACAGTTTTCAAGCCTTGAGGACAGTCTGCAGTCAGATACCTGATCCAGGAAA CTGGCTTTCAGCTCTGGAGAGCACCCGTTGGCTGCAGCACCTGTCTGTAATGTTGAAGGCGGCCACCTTGGTGTGTTCCTCACTGGAGAGAGAAGGTCGTCCTGTCCTTGTGCACTGTTCAGATGGATGGGACCGTACACCCCAGATTGTTGCCCTGGCAAAAATCCTTTTGGATCCTTACTACAGAACACTTGAG GGTTTCCAGTTACTTGTAGAGACTGATTGGTTGGACTACGGTCACAAGTTTGGGGACCGCTGTGGCCACCAGGAGAACGCTGACGATGTTAGCGAGCAGTGTCCCGTCTTTCTGCAGTGGCTTGACTGTGTTCACCAGCTGCTCAAACAGTTCCCCTGCCTGTTTGAGTTCAACGAGGCCTTCTTG GTCAAGTTGGTGCAACATACGTACTCATGTCTATATGGTACCTTCCTTTGTAACAATGCTCGTGAGAGAGAGGCAAGGAACATTTACAAACGCACCTGCTCCGTCTGGTCCTTGCTTCGCACAGGAAACAAGAACTTTCAGAACTTTCTCTACATCCCAAGCCATGACATG GTGCTGCAGCCTGTCTGCCACACGCGCGCATTACAACTGTGGACAGCAGTTTACCTCCCCACCTCCTCCCCTTGCACTGCTGTGGACGAATCTATGGAACTCTACTTGTCCCCGAGTGTCACAGGGGATGAACTTGGCTCCCGTTCACTTGACAG ACTTCCCAAGACCCGCTCCATGGACAACCttctgtcggcttttgagaatgGGATGCCCCTAACACGGACATCCAGTGACCCCAATCTTAATCAGCATTGCCAGGAGGATCGCCCTGCCTTGGAGGCCACGCTCGCCCCGGACAGTCCAGCTGCAGACGACTGCTCTGATGAGATGGCGTCTGACGATGGCGATGAGAAAATTCCACAGCTGAGTCCTACCAAGGCATCAGATGGCTCAGGTGCTGAATGTGGCGAAGATGCACCAGAGGAGCCGTGTCTCACCACTCAGCCCCTACCGCTTCCTCCTGTCCCCCTAGCTTCTGACATTATGCAGGCTCACACTCCATTTCTTGCTCCTGTCCTGCAGCAAGATTCTACACATACAACTATCTCTCCCCCTCGTCCAACCCCTTTGTTGGAGGCCTCGAGACAATCTGCGACTGCTGAGAGCACCACACCGGCCACTCCTAAATCAGAGCCGTGCTTACCACTGAGTCAGGACGCCATACCAGCTGCAGCCACTCTACTCGGCTCCCTGCTTGACAGCCAGGAAAATGGCCACTTGGAGTCTGATGGCCTCTTGGAGTCTGATGACCTCATGACTCTGAAGCTTCTAAAGCCACTGGTTCCCATGGAGGACTCCACTGAGACTCTTACAGATCAAGGAGAACTTTCCCACACCCTGCCTCACCCGCAGAGCAATGGTCTTACTCTGAATCATTTTACGGATGAGGAGCAGCAAGGGGCGCATGTGTCAGCTGAGCCACGCAAAGAGGGGCTAACAGACCTTGTCAAAGGAAGAGATCAAACGTTACCCGCTGCAGCATCTCCAATGGACTGCATCCAGGGAGCCGCTCGCCATCTCATCTCCCAGAGTCCGCTGTCAGACATGTCGCTTATGGGCCCCCATTGGGAGAGCGTTCAGGGCCTAATGCAGTCCGCTTGCGGCGGTGCCACTCACGGTGCCAGCCGCTCTCTGCAGTCTAACGCCTACCAGAGTCGCAGACTTGCCTACAAGCTTCTTCGCTCGCAAGGCTTTGCCCTCGCCAGCGGTCCCCAGTGCTGCCGCAAGGAGGCTCTTTGTTGTCCCAGCAGCCCCGTGCAGCCCGGATGGCCGTCTGCAGCAAGAAGCGTGGCGGGGTTCACCAGCCTGAACACAGCTTTGGTCAACAGCTGCTCACTAGTGTGCCACCAGCTGCCAGCCATATCATACCCTTCGCCCTCCCTCTCCTGCTCCCCTCTCCCGCCGCAAACTCCAGCGTACCTTGACGACGACGGGCTGCCGGTGCCCATGGATGCCGTGCAGCAAAGACTGCGTCAGATCGAGGCAGGCTACAAACAGGAAGTAGAGGTATTGCGTCAGCAGGTGCGACAGTTGCGGATGAGATTGGAGAGCAAACAATACAGCACCCCTCCCTCAGAGCCCGACATCGACTACGAGGATGATAtc ACGTGTTTACGGGAATCGGACAACAGTCCCGAGGAAGACTCTCTGTCCACCCAGAGTGAAGACCGACTCTCTGAGGGCAGCTGGGATCGAGTGGAGAGCAAGGACACAGAG gtCACGAGGTGGGTGCCTGACCACATGGCCTCTCATTGTTTCAACTGTGACTCTGAGTTCTGGATAGCCAAGAGGCGTCACCACTGCAG GAACTGCGGCAACGTGTTCTGTAAAGATTGTTGTCATCTCAAGCTCCCCATCCCGGACCAGCAGCTGTACGACCCGGTACTGGTGTGCAACACCTGCCACGACCTGCTCCTCGAGTCCCGAACCCGCGAGATCCGCAGCCAGCAGTTCAAAAAGGCCATCGCCACAGCTTCAAGTTGA
- the mtmr4 gene encoding myotubularin-related protein 4 isoform X1, with amino-acid sequence MSVAGRASCSMLNCFGEEGPPSLEYIKAKDLFPQKELVKEDESLQVPFPVLQGEGVEYLGHADEAVIAISNYRLHIKFKESVINTYPDVDNEISVPLRLIESVESRDMAQLHIICKDSKVVRCHFTTFKQCQDWVKRLSRAIAHPSRLEDLFALAYHAWCLGGSADDEDQHVHLCRPGDHVRQRMEMEVKRMGFDTQNIWRVSSINCNYKLCSSYPQKLLVPIWITDKELESVASFRSWKRIPVVVYRHQKNGAVIARCSQPEISWWGWRNTDDEYLVTSIAKACQMDSGAKGTCGAPPCQQRGEAPDSSDSDFDSSLTGSSGCDDNTVRQKLLILDARSYTAAVANRAKGGGCECEEYYPNCEVMFMGMANIHAIRNSFQALRTVCSQIPDPGNWLSALESTRWLQHLSVMLKAATLVCSSLEREGRPVLVHCSDGWDRTPQIVALAKILLDPYYRTLEGFQLLVETDWLDYGHKFGDRCGHQENADDVSEQCPVFLQWLDCVHQLLKQFPCLFEFNEAFLVKLVQHTYSCLYGTFLCNNAREREARNIYKRTCSVWSLLRTGNKNFQNFLYIPSHDMVLQPVCHTRALQLWTAVYLPTSSPCTAVDESMELYLSPSVTGDELGSRSLDRLPKTRSMDNLLSAFENGMPLTRTSSDPNLNQHCQEDRPALEATLAPDSPAADDCSDEMASDDGDEKIPQLSPTKASDGSGAECGEDAPEEPCLTTQPLPLPPVPLASDIMQAHTPFLAPVLQQDSTHTTISPPRPTPLLEASRQSATAESTTPATPKSEPCLPLSQDAIPAAATLLGSLLDSQENGHLESDGLLESDDLMTLKLLKPLVPMEDSTETLTDQGELSHTLPHPQSNGLTLNHFTDEEQQGAHVSAEPRKEGLTDLVKGRDQTLPAAASPMDCIQGAARHLISQSPLSDMSLMGPHWESVQGLMQSACGGATHGASRSLQSNAYQSRRLAYKLLRSQGFALASGPQCCRKEALCCPSSPVQPGWPSAARSVAGFTSLNTALVNSCSLVCHQLPAISYPSPSLSCSPLPPQTPAYLDDDGLPVPMDAVQQRLRQIEAGYKQEVEVLRQQVRQLRMRLESKQYSTPPSEPDIDYEDDITCLRESDNSPEEDSLSTQSEDRLSEGSWDRVESKDTEVTRWVPDHMASHCFNCDSEFWIAKRRHHCRNCGNVFCKDCCHLKLPIPDQQLYDPVLVCNTCHDLLLESRTREIRSQQFKKAIATASS; translated from the exons GTCCCCTTTCCAGTTCTTCAGGGGGAAGGGGTGGAATATCTCGGCCATGCAGATGAGGCTGTCATTGCCATTTCTAACTACAGACTCCACATCAAATTCAAGGAGTCGGTCATCAAT ACCTACCCAGATGTGGACAATGAAATATCT GTGCCCCTCAGGCTGATCGAGAGCGTGGAGAGCAGAGACATGGCCCAGCTGCACATTATCTGCAAAGACTCCAAAGTTGTCAG GTGCCACTTCACCACTTTCAAGCAGTGTCAGGACTGGGTCAAGCGTCTGAGCAGGGCCATAGCTCACCCATCACGACTCGAAGACCTCTTTGCCCTGGCCTATCATGCATGGTGTCTGGGAGGCAGTGCTGATGATGAGGATCAGCATGTTCATCTTTGTCGCCCAG GTGATCACGTGCGTCAGAGAATGGAGATGGAGGTTAAAAGAATGGGCTTTGACACGCAAAACATCTGGAGGGTATCATCCATTAATTGCAACTACAA GCTTTGCTCCAGTTACCCACAGAAGCTTCTTGTTCCAATATGGATAACTGACAAAGAGCTAGAGAGTGTGGCTTCCTTCAGATCGTGGAAGAGGATTCCCGTAGTGGTCTACAG ACACCAGAAGAACGGGGCAGTGATTGCACGCTGCAGCCAGCCTGAGATCAGCTGGTGGGGCTGGAGAAATACGGATGATGAGTACCTGGTGACATCCATTGCCAAAGCTTGTCAAATGGATTCAGGAGCCAAGGGTACTTGTGGTGCACCTCCCTGCCAGCAACGTGGAGAAGCGCCCGACTCATCTGACAGTGATTTTG ACTCTTCACTGACCGGTAGTTCAGGTTGTGATGACAACACTGTGCGACAGAAGCTGCTGATTCTGGATGCTCGCTCGTACACTGCTGCAGTGGCCAACCGTGCAAAAGGTGGAGGCTGTGAGTGTGAAG AGTATTACCCTAACTGTGAGGTGATGTTTATGGGAATGGCCAACATCCACGCCATCCGGAACAGTTTTCAAGCCTTGAGGACAGTCTGCAGTCAGATACCTGATCCAGGAAA CTGGCTTTCAGCTCTGGAGAGCACCCGTTGGCTGCAGCACCTGTCTGTAATGTTGAAGGCGGCCACCTTGGTGTGTTCCTCACTGGAGAGAGAAGGTCGTCCTGTCCTTGTGCACTGTTCAGATGGATGGGACCGTACACCCCAGATTGTTGCCCTGGCAAAAATCCTTTTGGATCCTTACTACAGAACACTTGAG GGTTTCCAGTTACTTGTAGAGACTGATTGGTTGGACTACGGTCACAAGTTTGGGGACCGCTGTGGCCACCAGGAGAACGCTGACGATGTTAGCGAGCAGTGTCCCGTCTTTCTGCAGTGGCTTGACTGTGTTCACCAGCTGCTCAAACAGTTCCCCTGCCTGTTTGAGTTCAACGAGGCCTTCTTG GTCAAGTTGGTGCAACATACGTACTCATGTCTATATGGTACCTTCCTTTGTAACAATGCTCGTGAGAGAGAGGCAAGGAACATTTACAAACGCACCTGCTCCGTCTGGTCCTTGCTTCGCACAGGAAACAAGAACTTTCAGAACTTTCTCTACATCCCAAGCCATGACATG GTGCTGCAGCCTGTCTGCCACACGCGCGCATTACAACTGTGGACAGCAGTTTACCTCCCCACCTCCTCCCCTTGCACTGCTGTGGACGAATCTATGGAACTCTACTTGTCCCCGAGTGTCACAGGGGATGAACTTGGCTCCCGTTCACTTGACAG ACTTCCCAAGACCCGCTCCATGGACAACCttctgtcggcttttgagaatgGGATGCCCCTAACACGGACATCCAGTGACCCCAATCTTAATCAGCATTGCCAGGAGGATCGCCCTGCCTTGGAGGCCACGCTCGCCCCGGACAGTCCAGCTGCAGACGACTGCTCTGATGAGATGGCGTCTGACGATGGCGATGAGAAAATTCCACAGCTGAGTCCTACCAAGGCATCAGATGGCTCAGGTGCTGAATGTGGCGAAGATGCACCAGAGGAGCCGTGTCTCACCACTCAGCCCCTACCGCTTCCTCCTGTCCCCCTAGCTTCTGACATTATGCAGGCTCACACTCCATTTCTTGCTCCTGTCCTGCAGCAAGATTCTACACATACAACTATCTCTCCCCCTCGTCCAACCCCTTTGTTGGAGGCCTCGAGACAATCTGCGACTGCTGAGAGCACCACACCGGCCACTCCTAAATCAGAGCCGTGCTTACCACTGAGTCAGGACGCCATACCAGCTGCAGCCACTCTACTCGGCTCCCTGCTTGACAGCCAGGAAAATGGCCACTTGGAGTCTGATGGCCTCTTGGAGTCTGATGACCTCATGACTCTGAAGCTTCTAAAGCCACTGGTTCCCATGGAGGACTCCACTGAGACTCTTACAGATCAAGGAGAACTTTCCCACACCCTGCCTCACCCGCAGAGCAATGGTCTTACTCTGAATCATTTTACGGATGAGGAGCAGCAAGGGGCGCATGTGTCAGCTGAGCCACGCAAAGAGGGGCTAACAGACCTTGTCAAAGGAAGAGATCAAACGTTACCCGCTGCAGCATCTCCAATGGACTGCATCCAGGGAGCCGCTCGCCATCTCATCTCCCAGAGTCCGCTGTCAGACATGTCGCTTATGGGCCCCCATTGGGAGAGCGTTCAGGGCCTAATGCAGTCCGCTTGCGGCGGTGCCACTCACGGTGCCAGCCGCTCTCTGCAGTCTAACGCCTACCAGAGTCGCAGACTTGCCTACAAGCTTCTTCGCTCGCAAGGCTTTGCCCTCGCCAGCGGTCCCCAGTGCTGCCGCAAGGAGGCTCTTTGTTGTCCCAGCAGCCCCGTGCAGCCCGGATGGCCGTCTGCAGCAAGAAGCGTGGCGGGGTTCACCAGCCTGAACACAGCTTTGGTCAACAGCTGCTCACTAGTGTGCCACCAGCTGCCAGCCATATCATACCCTTCGCCCTCCCTCTCCTGCTCCCCTCTCCCGCCGCAAACTCCAGCGTACCTTGACGACGACGGGCTGCCGGTGCCCATGGATGCCGTGCAGCAAAGACTGCGTCAGATCGAGGCAGGCTACAAACAGGAAGTAGAGGTATTGCGTCAGCAGGTGCGACAGTTGCGGATGAGATTGGAGAGCAAACAATACAGCACCCCTCCCTCAGAGCCCGACATCGACTACGAGGATGATAtc ACGTGTTTACGGGAATCGGACAACAGTCCCGAGGAAGACTCTCTGTCCACCCAGAGTGAAGACCGACTCTCTGAGGGCAGCTGGGATCGAGTGGAGAGCAAGGACACAGAG gtCACGAGGTGGGTGCCTGACCACATGGCCTCTCATTGTTTCAACTGTGACTCTGAGTTCTGGATAGCCAAGAGGCGTCACCACTGCAG GAACTGCGGCAACGTGTTCTGTAAAGATTGTTGTCATCTCAAGCTCCCCATCCCGGACCAGCAGCTGTACGACCCGGTACTGGTGTGCAACACCTGCCACGACCTGCTCCTCGAGTCCCGAACCCGCGAGATCCGCAGCCAGCAGTTCAAAAAGGCCATCGCCACAGCTTCAAGTTGA
- the mtmr4 gene encoding myotubularin-related protein 4 isoform X2, translating to MSVAGRASCSMLNCFGEEGPPSLEYIKAKDLFPQKELVKEDESLQVPFPVLQGEGVEYLGHADEAVIAISNYRLHIKFKESVINVPLRLIESVESRDMAQLHIICKDSKVVRCHFTTFKQCQDWVKRLSRAIAHPSRLEDLFALAYHAWCLGGSADDEDQHVHLCRPGDHVRQRMEMEVKRMGFDTQNIWRVSSINCNYKLCSSYPQKLLVPIWITDKELESVASFRSWKRIPVVVYRHQKNGAVIARCSQPEISWWGWRNTDDEYLVTSIAKACQMDSGAKGTCGAPPCQQRGEAPDSSDSDFDSSLTGSSGCDDNTVRQKLLILDARSYTAAVANRAKGGGCECEEYYPNCEVMFMGMANIHAIRNSFQALRTVCSQIPDPGNWLSALESTRWLQHLSVMLKAATLVCSSLEREGRPVLVHCSDGWDRTPQIVALAKILLDPYYRTLEGFQLLVETDWLDYGHKFGDRCGHQENADDVSEQCPVFLQWLDCVHQLLKQFPCLFEFNEAFLVKLVQHTYSCLYGTFLCNNAREREARNIYKRTCSVWSLLRTGNKNFQNFLYIPSHDMVLQPVCHTRALQLWTAVYLPTSSPCTAVDESMELYLSPSVTGDELGSRSLDRLPKTRSMDNLLSAFENGMPLTRTSSDPNLNQHCQEDRPALEATLAPDSPAADDCSDEMASDDGDEKIPQLSPTKASDGSGAECGEDAPEEPCLTTQPLPLPPVPLASDIMQAHTPFLAPVLQQDSTHTTISPPRPTPLLEASRQSATAESTTPATPKSEPCLPLSQDAIPAAATLLGSLLDSQENGHLESDGLLESDDLMTLKLLKPLVPMEDSTETLTDQGELSHTLPHPQSNGLTLNHFTDEEQQGAHVSAEPRKEGLTDLVKGRDQTLPAAASPMDCIQGAARHLISQSPLSDMSLMGPHWESVQGLMQSACGGATHGASRSLQSNAYQSRRLAYKLLRSQGFALASGPQCCRKEALCCPSSPVQPGWPSAARSVAGFTSLNTALVNSCSLVCHQLPAISYPSPSLSCSPLPPQTPAYLDDDGLPVPMDAVQQRLRQIEAGYKQEVEVLRQQVRQLRMRLESKQYSTPPSEPDIDYEDDITCLRESDNSPEEDSLSTQSEDRLSEGSWDRVESKDTEVTRWVPDHMASHCFNCDSEFWIAKRRHHCRNCGNVFCKDCCHLKLPIPDQQLYDPVLVCNTCHDLLLESRTREIRSQQFKKAIATASS from the exons GTCCCCTTTCCAGTTCTTCAGGGGGAAGGGGTGGAATATCTCGGCCATGCAGATGAGGCTGTCATTGCCATTTCTAACTACAGACTCCACATCAAATTCAAGGAGTCGGTCATCAAT GTGCCCCTCAGGCTGATCGAGAGCGTGGAGAGCAGAGACATGGCCCAGCTGCACATTATCTGCAAAGACTCCAAAGTTGTCAG GTGCCACTTCACCACTTTCAAGCAGTGTCAGGACTGGGTCAAGCGTCTGAGCAGGGCCATAGCTCACCCATCACGACTCGAAGACCTCTTTGCCCTGGCCTATCATGCATGGTGTCTGGGAGGCAGTGCTGATGATGAGGATCAGCATGTTCATCTTTGTCGCCCAG GTGATCACGTGCGTCAGAGAATGGAGATGGAGGTTAAAAGAATGGGCTTTGACACGCAAAACATCTGGAGGGTATCATCCATTAATTGCAACTACAA GCTTTGCTCCAGTTACCCACAGAAGCTTCTTGTTCCAATATGGATAACTGACAAAGAGCTAGAGAGTGTGGCTTCCTTCAGATCGTGGAAGAGGATTCCCGTAGTGGTCTACAG ACACCAGAAGAACGGGGCAGTGATTGCACGCTGCAGCCAGCCTGAGATCAGCTGGTGGGGCTGGAGAAATACGGATGATGAGTACCTGGTGACATCCATTGCCAAAGCTTGTCAAATGGATTCAGGAGCCAAGGGTACTTGTGGTGCACCTCCCTGCCAGCAACGTGGAGAAGCGCCCGACTCATCTGACAGTGATTTTG ACTCTTCACTGACCGGTAGTTCAGGTTGTGATGACAACACTGTGCGACAGAAGCTGCTGATTCTGGATGCTCGCTCGTACACTGCTGCAGTGGCCAACCGTGCAAAAGGTGGAGGCTGTGAGTGTGAAG AGTATTACCCTAACTGTGAGGTGATGTTTATGGGAATGGCCAACATCCACGCCATCCGGAACAGTTTTCAAGCCTTGAGGACAGTCTGCAGTCAGATACCTGATCCAGGAAA CTGGCTTTCAGCTCTGGAGAGCACCCGTTGGCTGCAGCACCTGTCTGTAATGTTGAAGGCGGCCACCTTGGTGTGTTCCTCACTGGAGAGAGAAGGTCGTCCTGTCCTTGTGCACTGTTCAGATGGATGGGACCGTACACCCCAGATTGTTGCCCTGGCAAAAATCCTTTTGGATCCTTACTACAGAACACTTGAG GGTTTCCAGTTACTTGTAGAGACTGATTGGTTGGACTACGGTCACAAGTTTGGGGACCGCTGTGGCCACCAGGAGAACGCTGACGATGTTAGCGAGCAGTGTCCCGTCTTTCTGCAGTGGCTTGACTGTGTTCACCAGCTGCTCAAACAGTTCCCCTGCCTGTTTGAGTTCAACGAGGCCTTCTTG GTCAAGTTGGTGCAACATACGTACTCATGTCTATATGGTACCTTCCTTTGTAACAATGCTCGTGAGAGAGAGGCAAGGAACATTTACAAACGCACCTGCTCCGTCTGGTCCTTGCTTCGCACAGGAAACAAGAACTTTCAGAACTTTCTCTACATCCCAAGCCATGACATG GTGCTGCAGCCTGTCTGCCACACGCGCGCATTACAACTGTGGACAGCAGTTTACCTCCCCACCTCCTCCCCTTGCACTGCTGTGGACGAATCTATGGAACTCTACTTGTCCCCGAGTGTCACAGGGGATGAACTTGGCTCCCGTTCACTTGACAG ACTTCCCAAGACCCGCTCCATGGACAACCttctgtcggcttttgagaatgGGATGCCCCTAACACGGACATCCAGTGACCCCAATCTTAATCAGCATTGCCAGGAGGATCGCCCTGCCTTGGAGGCCACGCTCGCCCCGGACAGTCCAGCTGCAGACGACTGCTCTGATGAGATGGCGTCTGACGATGGCGATGAGAAAATTCCACAGCTGAGTCCTACCAAGGCATCAGATGGCTCAGGTGCTGAATGTGGCGAAGATGCACCAGAGGAGCCGTGTCTCACCACTCAGCCCCTACCGCTTCCTCCTGTCCCCCTAGCTTCTGACATTATGCAGGCTCACACTCCATTTCTTGCTCCTGTCCTGCAGCAAGATTCTACACATACAACTATCTCTCCCCCTCGTCCAACCCCTTTGTTGGAGGCCTCGAGACAATCTGCGACTGCTGAGAGCACCACACCGGCCACTCCTAAATCAGAGCCGTGCTTACCACTGAGTCAGGACGCCATACCAGCTGCAGCCACTCTACTCGGCTCCCTGCTTGACAGCCAGGAAAATGGCCACTTGGAGTCTGATGGCCTCTTGGAGTCTGATGACCTCATGACTCTGAAGCTTCTAAAGCCACTGGTTCCCATGGAGGACTCCACTGAGACTCTTACAGATCAAGGAGAACTTTCCCACACCCTGCCTCACCCGCAGAGCAATGGTCTTACTCTGAATCATTTTACGGATGAGGAGCAGCAAGGGGCGCATGTGTCAGCTGAGCCACGCAAAGAGGGGCTAACAGACCTTGTCAAAGGAAGAGATCAAACGTTACCCGCTGCAGCATCTCCAATGGACTGCATCCAGGGAGCCGCTCGCCATCTCATCTCCCAGAGTCCGCTGTCAGACATGTCGCTTATGGGCCCCCATTGGGAGAGCGTTCAGGGCCTAATGCAGTCCGCTTGCGGCGGTGCCACTCACGGTGCCAGCCGCTCTCTGCAGTCTAACGCCTACCAGAGTCGCAGACTTGCCTACAAGCTTCTTCGCTCGCAAGGCTTTGCCCTCGCCAGCGGTCCCCAGTGCTGCCGCAAGGAGGCTCTTTGTTGTCCCAGCAGCCCCGTGCAGCCCGGATGGCCGTCTGCAGCAAGAAGCGTGGCGGGGTTCACCAGCCTGAACACAGCTTTGGTCAACAGCTGCTCACTAGTGTGCCACCAGCTGCCAGCCATATCATACCCTTCGCCCTCCCTCTCCTGCTCCCCTCTCCCGCCGCAAACTCCAGCGTACCTTGACGACGACGGGCTGCCGGTGCCCATGGATGCCGTGCAGCAAAGACTGCGTCAGATCGAGGCAGGCTACAAACAGGAAGTAGAGGTATTGCGTCAGCAGGTGCGACAGTTGCGGATGAGATTGGAGAGCAAACAATACAGCACCCCTCCCTCAGAGCCCGACATCGACTACGAGGATGATAtc ACGTGTTTACGGGAATCGGACAACAGTCCCGAGGAAGACTCTCTGTCCACCCAGAGTGAAGACCGACTCTCTGAGGGCAGCTGGGATCGAGTGGAGAGCAAGGACACAGAG gtCACGAGGTGGGTGCCTGACCACATGGCCTCTCATTGTTTCAACTGTGACTCTGAGTTCTGGATAGCCAAGAGGCGTCACCACTGCAG GAACTGCGGCAACGTGTTCTGTAAAGATTGTTGTCATCTCAAGCTCCCCATCCCGGACCAGCAGCTGTACGACCCGGTACTGGTGTGCAACACCTGCCACGACCTGCTCCTCGAGTCCCGAACCCGCGAGATCCGCAGCCAGCAGTTCAAAAAGGCCATCGCCACAGCTTCAAGTTGA